ataattgttttaatttacttgtccaatttatgaaattaaaagaattttttaattttggtttaTCTCTGCCCTTagtattaaataattgtataaaatagtagtcaaatttaaagtttcaaagaattattaataatgttagtttagtaaaatacacctctaattaattttttaagaatatcCTATCTAAATGTAAGGGGgtcaaaagaatatgaaaaaccAGTCGAGCCTAACTGTACCAAACAGATGTATATCTTTTTTCAGTAAAACCGTGGACTTTCTATTTGAGTGTATAACCGTCCCGAATAATTGGAAtggtctttttaatttataaaaaaaaaaaaactgaaaagttCTCAAACCGAACCGAATAACCTTAaatgtaatatttatatattaataatatgttaaatataataataaatatattttataacatttttcaaatatgaatCACCTAGGTCCTAGATACTATAATAGGTATTCCATCAAACAATATGGCAAAACATATGCAAGCACTCTTATTTAATGTTTAAGATCAAACAATACGGTAACACAGTTTTATATTCTTGACATCATGGTGAAGAATTGAAGTGtttcttcaaaaaatatattttaataatagtatattttgaggtgatactttaaaagtaaaaaaaaatgaaaattaaccGAACCGATACCGAAGAGCAAACGATAAGATtggaaaaattttaattttggttatacattataaaatacccaaaaaattaatatgatataattttttaaaaataaccaaCCGAACCGTCTCATTGACACCCCTATGACTAAACGCATGGAGTAAGAGACTGTAGAAAGAccaaaatatatgatatatatatacacacacgcGCGTATGCatataatattgaaataacaatcatttatgcatttattttgtgaaatgacaagtattaaggaacatttatttttaataaggacGACATGTAAATAGGAACCGAGGGAGTATGATAATATGATGATTTGTAAACAAATTTGAGATCAACAAATTATGGTTCAATGATCAAAGCCTCCTATGTCCTTGTTTCTCAAATTTTCTAAGTCTCTTTTATGCGTCCATTGTTGCATCTTTCACTTGttggtaaatttttttttaaatcctttAGGTATGCATCATCGGTGTGTGGGGTACGGGAGGAGTTGGGAAAACATCATTGGTGAATAATCTGAACAATAAGCTCCTGAAGACGGACGTGTCAAGTTTTAAACTGTCTTTTGGTGTTGTGATATGGGTTACAGTGCCCAAACCACCAATAGACATAAGAAACGTGCAAACACAAATTGCAAGTAGATTAAACCTAAAGGTAGATAAGGAGGGAAATGTAAAGAGCAATGCCAGCAAAATCTATAAAAGACTCAAGCAAGAAAAAAATTTCCTTCTCATACTAGATGATGTTTGGGAAGCTATAAATTTGGATGATGTAGGTGTGCCCCAACCTGAACCTCCCGCTAGAAGCAAGGTCATTATAACTTCTCGTTCTTTGGCTGTTTGTAAGCAAATGAAAATAGACACCGAAATGAAGGTTTACACATTGGATGAGGATGAATCTTGGCAACTGTTTGTCAAAAATGCAGGAGATGTTGCCAACCTGGTGGATATTCAACCATTAGCAATGGAAATTACACGAGAGTGTGATGGTTTACCATTAGCAATCACTGTTATTGGAACATCTATGAGGGGGAAGACAAAGGTCGAGCTCTGGGAAGATGCTTTGAAATCACTTAGAATGTCTGAACCTCATAACAAAGATGTTACAGATAAGGTTTACGAGGTCATCAAGTGGAGTTTTGATTCTTTAGAATCTCAGGATAATGAATTATACTCTAAGCAAAGAAGCAAACATGTGAAGAATAAGAGAGGTGACATTCGAAGTTGTTTCTTGTATTGCTCCTTATATCCAGCAGCTATTTCAACAGAAGATCTCATAAAGTGTTGGTGGGCAGAGGGGTTCCTTGGTGTACATGACACATATGAAGAAGCTTACAACAGGGGAATCACAATTATTGATAGTCTAAAAGATGCTTGCTTGGTAGAAGAAGCCCATAAGACGGATTGTGTGAAGATGCATGATGTGGTTCGTGATGTTGCTATATGGATAGATAATTCCTTCGGGTTAACTGACATTTCACATATCGAAATGTCAGCTTCTGTGAAGAGAATATCTCTCCTAAGCAAAGAAATTCAAAGTCTGCCTGATAACTTCAGAGAATGCCCAGAGACAACAACTTTACTATTGCAAGACAATGATCTCCTTAGTGAAATTCCCCATGAATTCTTTTTTGCATTTCCAGCCCTAAGAGTTCTGAACCTGAGTGAAACTGGTATTAAAGCACTGCCTTGTTCCATCAATATTTTATGTCAATTACGTGCTCTAATACTACGAAATTGCTATGACTTGAATAAGTTACCACCTATTGGTAACCTTTTCAATTTGGAATTGTTTGATTGTGATAATACAAGGTTATGTTGTCTGCCTCAAGGAATGGATAAGTTGACGAATCTGAGGCTATTAAATCTGCCTGTAGATTATTTGGAGGAGAGCATCAGCCATGGATTTTTCCTCAAATTACCTAGAATTGAAATCTTAAATATGCTGCCGACTAAAACGAGAGATGTAGATTGGATGATGAGAAAGAATAGAGTGACTCTTCTTGTACCAACATCTTTTGATGAGATATCCTCTCTACGCAATCTGACCAGTCTTTTCATTAATTTGGATAACTCATCAATTCTCATTAGAGACCACACCTGGATGAAAAGATTGAAAAGATTTCACATTGAAATTGGGGAAACTTCAAAGTCAATACCATTCAACAAGTCAAGAAAGATGATAAGCATCTCCCATTGTGAAACTTTCAGTAACGGAGAGCTCTCAGGCATGTTACATTTTGCTTCACATTTGCACTTATTAAAATGCGGGGGTCTCAGGAAGTTGATTGCGAACAACAGTTTTGATAGATTAAAATCACTACACATAGAGAGTTGTTCTTGTGATTTCACACCAGCAGAAGAAGGAAATGAACAGTTTGATGATCCTTTGCCAAATCTGGAACATCTCAGTCTCTTTTCTGTacataatttaaagagtgtcTCTGATTTCGGTCAACTTCTGGGGCTAAGATTTTCTGGATTACGTCAACTGGAAATATCCTCTTGTCGTAATCTAACATGTCTTTTTATTGTTGGTGGATATTTTTCTGTACCTAAGCACTTGGAAGAAGTATCAGTTGCCTTTTGTCATCGGCTGACAGAGTTACTGGTGCAATGCAGTTCAAGTCAGATGACACTTTTTAGCTCAGAAATTCCGAGAGTCAGAAAGTTACGGTTGAAAGAATTACCAAAATTAAAAACACTGAGGGAGCCGTGGGATCACATAGAGGAACTTAAGCTGATCAATTGCTATGAAATAACGGAATTGCCTTTCTCTATTCAAACCTCCAATAAGATCAGGCTAATAAAAGGAACATCAGAATGGTGGAACCTACTGGAATGGGATGACATCAACTTCAAGTCAAATTTAGAGCATTGTTTCCTAAAGAAGTAAAACTGATGACAGGTGATATACCAATTAACTTTTAGATTTTGTCATTTATGTTAATAACACTAGCATAAATGTATCATTCAAATGTTAACTAGAGCTTCACTTTTTGTTGCTTCATTCAGGAAACTAAAAAGGCAGAGGAAGGAACTTCTTGCACCAGAACGACAGAATTTTGAGCTAAAGTTGATCGGTCGAGTTTGCTGTGATGTAACTGTTCCTTGTTTATACTGGTTGTGTTTTCTGATTCTTATATTTTGATTGTGTTATTGAGACAAGATATGGAGAATAATGTGTATATTCCTCAAAGAGTACAATGATATAAATACATGTAGAGAGTAGTCTAACTAAAGCAACTAGATATTCAGAGCAATCTAACTATGGTAACTAGATATTCAGATCCTAGAAAATCATCtatatttatctatattattATAAACTATGATTCtgtaacactccccctcaagctggagCATAGACATTCGTCATGCCCAGCTTGTTACAAAGATAATCAACTCGAGTCTCGTTCAACGCTTTTGTGAACCAATCAGCTAGTTGCTCTCCTGTCTTCACATAGCCAATGGATGGAAGGAAAATCTTCTCACGAATAAAATGGCAGTCGACCTCAATATGTTTAGTTCTGTCATGGTACACCGGATTTGAGGAAATATGAAGAGCAGCCTGATTGTCACACCAAAGTTTTGCTGGTGTATGATGCTTTAACCCAATTTCTGTTAAAAGGTGATGTATCCACATAATCTCACACACAGACTGTGACATAGCTCTGTACTCGGATTCTGCACTAGATCGAGATACAACTTTTTGCTTCTTACTTCTCCATGATACTAGGTTTCCTCCAACAAAGACACAATAACATGTAGTAGACCTTCTATCAATTTTGAATCTAGCCCAATCAACATCTGCAAAACACTCAACGTGAGTATGGTCGTGTTTTCTATACAATACACCAAGTCCAGGAGCTCCTTTCAGGTAACATAAAATATGTTCCAAAGCTTCCCAATGTTTAATCGTAGGTGCAGACATAAATTGGCTAACAACACTTACTGCAAAAGCAATATCTGGACGAGTCACAGTAAGGTAGTTTAGCTTCCCAACTAACCTTCTATATCTCTCTGCATCGTTAAGAGGATCACCATCATCTTTCATAAGATGCACATTTGGAACCATTGGAGTACTGCAAGGTTTGACTGCCAACTTTCCAGTGTCTGCAAGCAAGTCAAGAATATACTTTCTCTGAGACAGAAAAATTCCCTTCTTGCTTCTATTTACTTCTACTCCCAAAAAGTATTTCAACTGGCCTACGTCCTTCGTATGAAACCTAGTATGTAGGAAAGACTTGAGGGAAGAGATCCTTGCATAATCACTTCTTGTGATGACAATGTCATCAACAGATACAACAAGGAGGATAATTCCAGCTAACGATTGTCGATAGAAGACCGAGTGATCACATCTGCTCATTTTCAACCCAAAATCTTGAACTACCTCACTGAATTTGCCAAACCAAGCCCTAGGACTTTGCTTCAAGCCATATAAAGACTTATTCAAATGACAGACTTTCCCatactccccctgagcaacaaaaccaggtTGTTGCTCCATATACACTTCCTCT
The sequence above is a segment of the Solanum stenotomum isolate F172 unplaced genomic scaffold, ASM1918654v1 scaffold21640, whole genome shotgun sequence genome. Coding sequences within it:
- the LOC125851020 gene encoding disease resistance protein At4g27190-like, which codes for MDILFNVVGGFVVEVGKFVCKCIYPKIENIVRFSSKIENLKEEMEKLTKFRNDIKGKVEEAEGEGYKPKLDVIKWLEDVCELQKEWESMQDSIATAKTLAYKCCPKCSLRSEVSTQAQKIQDQLHRLKQVGESFGSNLVVENYQIIKVEFIPGTSIEGQSAATKNLNKILRLLEDDKVCIIGVWGTGGVGKTSLVNNLNNKLLKTDVSSFKLSFGVVIWVTVPKPPIDIRNVQTQIASRLNLKVDKEGNVKSNASKIYKRLKQEKNFLLILDDVWEAINLDDVGVPQPEPPARSKVIITSRSLAVCKQMKIDTEMKVYTLDEDESWQLFVKNAGDVANLVDIQPLAMEITRECDGLPLAITVIGTSMRGKTKVELWEDALKSLRMSEPHNKDVTDKVYEVIKWSFDSLESQDNELYSKQRSKHVKNKRGDIRSCFLYCSLYPAAISTEDLIKCWWAEGFLGVHDTYEEAYNRGITIIDSLKDACLVEEAHKTDCVKMHDVVRDVAIWIDNSFGLTDISHIEMSASVKRISLLSKEIQSLPDNFRECPETTTLLLQDNDLLSEIPHEFFFAFPALRVLNLSETGIKALPCSINILCQLRALILRNCYDLNKLPPIGNLFNLELFDCDNTRLCCLPQGMDKLTNLRLLNLPVDYLEESISHGFFLKLPRIEILNMLPTKTRDVDWMMRKNRVTLLVPTSFDEISSLRNLTSLFINLDNSSILIRDHTWMKRLKRFHIEIGETSKSIPFNKSRKMISISHCETFSNGELSGMLHFASHLHLLKCGGLRKLIANNSFDRLKSLHIESCSCDFTPAEEGNEQFDDPLPNLEHLSLFSVHNLKSVSDFGQLLGLRFSGLRQLEISSCRNLTCLFIVGGYFSVPKHLEEVSVAFCHRLTELLVQCSSSQMTLFSSEIPRVRKLRLKELPKLKTLREPWDHIEELKLINCYEITELPFSIQTSNKIRLIKGTSEWWNLLEWDDINFKSNLEHCFLKK